In one Drosophila albomicans strain 15112-1751.03 chromosome X, ASM965048v2, whole genome shotgun sequence genomic region, the following are encoded:
- the LOC117578210 gene encoding ubiquitin-conjugating enzyme E2-22 kDa-like, which translates to MANMSEARIKREFKEGLLSFSGECLVKVELVNDSWTELRGEITGPRGTPYEGGKFVLDIKVPDRYPYTPPEVRFVTRIWHPNVSSVTGVFRMDILKDHWAAAMTLRTVLLSLQGLLTAAEPDDWQDFVVAFQFKKRHDLFLLTAKHWTSAYAGGPRTFPELDLKIERLKDLGIDEHEARVVLSKENWDLERAAECLFI; encoded by the coding sequence ATGGCAAACATGTCTGAGGCTCGCATCAAGCGTGAGTTTAAGGAAGGCTTATTGAGCTTTAGCGGCGAATGCCTGGTCAAGGTGGAGCTGGTGAATGACAGCTGGACAGAGCTGCGAGGCGAGATAACTGGACCTCGAGGCACGCCCTATGAGGGCGGCAAGTTTGTGCTGGACATCAAAGTGCCCGATAGGTATCCATACACTCCGCCGGAGGTGCGATTCGTGACACGCATTTGGCATCCAAACGTCTCGTCGGTGACCGGCGTTTTTCGCATGGATATCCTCAAGGATCATTGGGCCGCAGCGATGACGTTGCGCACTGTCTTATTATCGCTGCAGGGATTGCTGACCGCCGCCGAGCCAGATGATTGGCAGGACTTTGTAGTTGCGTTTCAGTTCAAGAAGAGGCACGATCTCTTTCTGCTGACGGCTAAGCATTGGACCAGTGCGTATGCTGGCGGACCACGCACGTTTCCCGAACTAGATCTGAAAATAGAACGCCTCAAGGACTTGGGCATCGATGAGCACGAGGCGCGCGTTGTGCTCTCTAAGGAAAATTGGGATCTGGAACGGGCAGCCGAGTGCCTATTTATATAG